The Chlorocebus sabaeus isolate Y175 chromosome 6, mChlSab1.0.hap1, whole genome shotgun sequence genome has a segment encoding these proteins:
- the LOC103234297 gene encoding uncharacterized protein isoform X2: MERHEMVAKPPGMCCYFAQDLWPEQSIKASFQRIIPRKYEKCGHHNLQLKKGYKSVDEYKVHKGSYNGFNQCLSTTQSKIFQCDKYVKDFHKFSNSNRHKTEKNPFKCKECGKSFCVLSHLTQHKRIHTTLNSYKLEECSKAFNVSSTLSQRKRIHTGQKHYKCEECGIAFNKSSHLNTHKIIHTREKSYKREECGKAFNISSHLTTHKIVHTGENAYKCKECGKAFNQSSTLTRHKIIHAGEKPYKCEHCGRAFNQSSNLTKHKRIHTGDKPYKCEECGKAFNVSSTLTQHKRIHTGEKPYKCEECGKAFNVSSTLTQHKRIHTGEKPYKCEECGKAFNTSSHLTTHKRIHTGEKPYKCEECGKAFNQFSQLTTHKIIHTGEKPYKCKECGKAFKRSSNLTEHRIIHTGEKPYKCEECGKAFNLSSHLTTHKKIHTGEKPYKCKECGKAFNQSSTLARHKIIHAGEKPYKCEECGKAFYQYSNLTQHKIIHTGEKPYKCEECGKAFNWSSTLTKHKVIHTGEKPYKCKECGKAFNQCSNLTTHKKIHAVEKTDRYEEGTGRSGSHM; this comes from the exons ATGGAGAGACATGAGATGGTGGCCAAACCCCCAG gtaTGTGTTGTTATTTCGCCCAAGACCTTTGGCCAGAGCAGAGcataaaagcttctttccaaagaataataccaagaaaatatgaaaaatgtggaCATCACaatttacagttaaaaaaagGCTATAAAAGTGTGGATGAGTATAAGGTGCACAAAGGAAGTTATAATGGATTTAACCAGTGTTTGTCAACTACCCAGagcaaaatatttcaatgtgataaatatgtgaaagactttcataaattttcaaattcaaatagACATAAGACTGAAAAGAATCCtttcaaatgtaaagaatgtggcaaatcATTTTGCGTTCTTTCACACCTAACTCAACATAAAAGAATTCACACTACTCTCAATTCCTACAAACTTGAAGAATGTAGCAAGGCTTTTAATGTGTCCTCAACCCTTTCTCAACGTAAAAGAATTCATACAGGACAGAAACACTACAAATGTGAGGAATGTGGCATAGCCTTTAACAAGTCCTCACACCTTAAcacacataagataattcatactagAGAGAAATCCTACAAacgtgaagaatgtggcaaagcttttaacatATCCTCAcaccttactacacataagatagttcatactggagagaatgcctacaaatgtaaagaatgtggcaaagcttttaaccagTCGTCAACCCTTACtagacataagataattcatgcTGGAGAGAAGCCCTACAAATGTGAACATTGTGGCAGAGCTTTTAACCAATCCTCGAACCTTACTAagcataagagaattcatactggtgaTAAACCttataaatgtgaagaatgtggcaaagcctttaatgTATCCTCTACCCTTACtcaacataagagaattcatactggggagaaaccttacaaatgcgaagagtgtggcaaagcctttaacgtGTCCTCAACTCTTACtcaacataagagaattcatactggagaaaaaccatacaaatgtgaagaatgtggcaaagcctttaacacATCCTCACACCTTACcacacataagagaattcataccggagagaaaccctacaaatgtgaagaatgtggcaaagcctttaaccagTTCTCACAACTTACTAcgcataagataattcatactggagagaaaccctacaaatgtaaagaatgtggcaaagcttttaagcGGTCCTCAAACCTTACTGAACATaggataattcatactggagagaaaccctacaaatgtgaagaatgtggcaaagcttttaacctaTCCTCAcaccttactacacataagaaaattcatactggagagaaaccctacaaatgtaaagaatgtggcaaagcttttaaccaaTCCTCAACCCTTGCtagacataagataattcatgctggagagaaaccctacaaatgtgaagaatgtggcaaagctttttaCCAATACTCAAACCTTACtcaacataagataattcatactggagagaaaccctacaaatgtgaagaatgtggcaaagcctttaactgGTCCTCAACTCTCACTAAGCATAAagtaattcatactggagagaaaccctacaaatgtaaagaatgtggcaaagcttttaatcAATGCTCAAACCTTACTACACACAAGAAAATTCATGCCGTAGAAAAAACTGACAGATATGAAGAagggaccgggcgcagtggctcacacatgtaa